Proteins encoded by one window of Salvia splendens isolate huo1 chromosome 7, SspV2, whole genome shotgun sequence:
- the LOC121740818 gene encoding uncharacterized protein LOC121740818, whose protein sequence is MPILHVLCSKKTKPSSSQLQFKKTRIKIGKRFIIYSFKIRLQIEELTFGEEIGAESGADRRQHLPAATAVCAGQRHRDIDPGTAAATTQRLGPVQQPPPDGSSSSSRRRLHDHRQRHSPAGSNNDSSDDVIPTAAAAGEG, encoded by the exons ATGCCTATTCTACACGTCCTCTGCAGCAAGAAAACCAAGCCTTCTTCTTCACAACTTCAATTCAAG AAAACCAGAATTAAAATCGGGAAAAGATTCATCATCTACTCTTTCAAAATCCGTCTGCAAATTGAAG AACTTACCTTCGGGGAGGAAATCGGGGCGGAATCGGGGGCTGACCGGAGGCAGCACCTCCCGGCAGCGACGGCGGTGTGCGCGGGGCAGCGGCATCGCGATATCGATCCCGGTACAGCAGCAGCAACGACGCAGCGGCTAGGTCCAGTGCAGCAGCCTCCTCCCGACGGCAGCAGCAGCTCCTCCCGGCGACGGCTGCACGACCACCGGCAGCGGCACTCCCCGgctggatcgaacaacgacagcAGCGACGACGTGATTCCCACAGCAGCGGCGGCCGGCGAAGGGTGA